From Xiphophorus couchianus chromosome 4, X_couchianus-1.0, whole genome shotgun sequence, a single genomic window includes:
- the cers3a gene encoding ceramide synthase 2 → MLDTLYQWFWWDKLWLPAELSWADLEDKEGRVYAKASHLYVTVPYAFSFLLVRYLFERWIATPLAVSAGIRHRVHLKVEHNPILENYYSTHSRNPLQADINGLSKKSSLPVRQIERWFRRRRRQDHPGVLKKFREASWRFVFYLSAFIGGIAALYDKEWLYDSRQVWTGYPKQSMLDSQYWYYILEMSFYGCLLCSVAFDVKRKDFKEQIIHHLATLVLLSFSWCANFIRVGTLVMLVHDASDILLESAKLFNYAKWEKTSHGLFVAFAIVFMVTRLIIFPFWLIHCTWVYPVHHYPAFFGYYFFNVMLVVLLFLHIFWAYLIFRMIRKFLFGTLTRDERSDNEEEEEQESSLTEDGDVQQHKPFNGLSRDAASEKNGCFGLSPPEKTCLSRLCHELAQCNQ, encoded by the exons ATGTTGGACACTCTGTACCAGTGGTTCTGGTGGGACAAACTGTGGCTGCCAGCTGAGCTGTCCTGGGCCGACTTGGAAGACAAGGAGGGTCGGGTCTATGCCAAAGCCTCCCATCTCTATGTCACAGTCCCCTACGCCTTCAGCTTTTTACTGGTCAGATACCTGTTTGAAAG GTGGATAGCAACACCACTCGCAGTCTCTGCAGGAATCAGACATCGAGTCCATCTGAAAGTAGAACACAACCCCATCCTGGAGAACTACTACAGCACTCATAGTAGAAATCCACTTCAG GCTGATATTAATgggctgtctaagaaaagcagtTTGCCTGTCAGGCAAATTGAACGCTGGTTCAGAAGAAGACGGAGGCAGGACCATCCTGGAGTCCTAAAGAAATTCAGAGAGGCCAG ttggaGGTTTGTCTTTTACCTGTCAGCATTTATAGGAGGAATCGCAGCACTTTATGAT AAAGAGTGGCTGTATGACTCTAGACAAGTATGGACAGGTTATCCAAAGcag TCCATGCTGGATTCTCAGTACTGGTATTACATCCTGGAGATGAGCTTTTATGGCTGTCTTCTCTGCAGCGTTGCTTTTGATGTCAAGAGAAAG GACTTCAAGGAGCAGATCATCCATCATTTGGCCACTCTGGTCCTTCTGTCATTTTCCTGGTGTGCAAATTTCATCCGAGTAGGAACCCTGGTCATGCTGGTCCATGATGCTTCTGATATTTTACTGGAG tctgccAAATTATTCAACTATGCAAAATGGGAGAAAACCAGCCATGGTCTTTTTGTTGCGTTTGCCATTGTGTTTATGGTAACACGACTGATCATCTTTCCGTTTTG GTTGATCCACTGTACCTGGGTCTACCCGGTTCATCACTACCCAGCCTTTTTTGGCTACTACTTCTTCAATGTGATGCTTGTGGTTCTTCTCTTCCTCCACATATTTTGGGCCTACCTCATCTTCCGCATGATCAGGAAGTTTCTGTTTGGCACA CTAACAAGAGATGAGAGAAGTGacaatgaggaggaggaagaacaaGAGAGCAGCCTAACAGAGGATGGAGATGTTCAACAACACAAGCCCTTCAATGGACTGTCAAGAGATGCAGCCAGTGAGAAGAACGGATGCTTCGGTTTGTCTCCGCCAGAGAAGACCTGCTTATCAAGACTATGTCATGAGCTGGCTCAGTGTAACCAGTAA